From Actinosynnema mirum DSM 43827, a single genomic window includes:
- a CDS encoding YdcF family protein, translated as MVVRRGVVGVGSLLVVCGGAVGGTRPEADLLAEHARALGYRGPLLREAGSRTTWENVREVGPLLEGFARIRLVSNPFHAEKAREYLWRQHPHLAARLVRAGDQRVGEWLLLKPLLAVLGRRRMRHVDAGGLRRA; from the coding sequence GTGGTGGTGCGGAGGGGTGTGGTCGGGGTCGGGTCCTTGCTGGTGGTGTGCGGGGGAGCGGTGGGCGGGACGCGCCCGGAGGCGGACCTGCTCGCCGAGCACGCCCGCGCCCTCGGCTACCGGGGCCCGCTGCTGCGGGAGGCGGGCAGCCGCACGACCTGGGAGAACGTGCGCGAGGTCGGGCCGCTGCTGGAGGGATTCGCGCGGATCAGGCTCGTGTCGAACCCCTTCCACGCCGAGAAGGCCCGCGAGTACCTGTGGCGCCAGCACCCGCACCTGGCGGCCCGGCTGGTGCGGGCGGGCGACCAGCGGGTCGGCGAGTGGCTGCTGCTGAAGCCGCTGCTGGCGGTGCTGGGGCGCCGCAGGATGCGCCACGTCGACGCGGGAGGCCTGCGGCGCGCTTGA
- a CDS encoding 3' terminal RNA ribose 2'-O-methyltransferase Hen1, whose protein sequence is MLLTVTTTRAPATDLGFLLHKHPDRAQTFTTSSGPAHVFYPRADEQACTVALLLEVDPVGLVRGHGSTLTQYVNDRPYTSGSLMAVALGSVFRTAMNGRCDARPELAAEPLPLRVELPAVPHRLVERLFAPLGWRVDAEVLPLGEDLGDSRYARVVLTGELLLSQALRHLYVLLPVLDGDKHYHVDQDEAAKLLRAGEGWLPEHPDRELITRRYLLNRRTLVEEVLSSLSSLAEAEEVEPEELDNALAPPRVSLARQRRETVISVLREAGARSVVDLGCGGGALLRPLIAEPQFTRVLGVDVSAHALRVAARKLHLDTMGERQRARVELRQGALTYVDRGLTGFDAAVLMEVVEHVDPERLPALEHAVFACARPGLVLVTTPNVEYNPLFETLPAGSLRHADHRFEWTRAQFREWAEGVAERTGYTTHYLPIGDEDPERGAPTQAAVFTLERTED, encoded by the coding sequence GTGCTACTGACCGTGACGACCACCCGCGCTCCCGCGACCGATCTCGGGTTCCTGCTGCACAAGCACCCCGACCGCGCGCAGACCTTCACCACCTCCTCCGGCCCCGCCCACGTCTTCTACCCCCGAGCCGACGAGCAGGCGTGCACGGTCGCGCTCCTGCTGGAGGTCGACCCCGTCGGCCTGGTGCGGGGTCACGGCAGCACGCTCACCCAGTACGTCAACGACCGCCCCTACACCTCCGGCTCGCTGATGGCCGTCGCCCTCGGGTCCGTGTTCCGCACCGCCATGAACGGCCGCTGCGACGCCCGCCCCGAGCTGGCCGCCGAACCGCTGCCGCTGCGCGTGGAGCTGCCTGCCGTGCCGCACCGGCTGGTCGAGCGGCTGTTCGCGCCGCTGGGCTGGCGGGTCGACGCCGAGGTGCTGCCGCTGGGCGAGGACCTCGGCGACTCCCGCTACGCGCGCGTCGTGCTGACCGGTGAGCTGCTGCTGTCCCAGGCGCTGCGCCACCTGTACGTGCTGCTGCCCGTCCTGGACGGCGACAAGCACTACCACGTCGACCAGGACGAGGCCGCCAAGCTGCTGCGCGCGGGCGAGGGCTGGCTGCCCGAGCACCCGGACCGGGAGCTGATCACCCGCCGCTACCTGCTGAACCGCAGGACCCTGGTGGAGGAGGTGCTGTCCTCGCTGTCCAGCCTGGCCGAGGCCGAGGAGGTCGAGCCGGAGGAGCTGGACAACGCCCTCGCCCCACCGCGCGTGTCCCTCGCGCGCCAGCGCCGCGAGACCGTCATCTCCGTGCTGCGGGAGGCGGGCGCGCGCAGCGTCGTCGACCTGGGCTGCGGCGGCGGCGCGCTGCTGCGCCCGCTGATCGCCGAACCGCAGTTCACCCGCGTGCTCGGCGTCGACGTCTCCGCGCACGCCCTGCGCGTGGCCGCCCGCAAGCTGCACCTGGACACCATGGGCGAGCGCCAGCGCGCCCGCGTCGAGCTGCGCCAGGGCGCGCTGACCTACGTCGACCGGGGCCTGACCGGGTTCGACGCGGCCGTGCTCATGGAGGTCGTCGAGCACGTCGACCCGGAGCGGCTGCCCGCGCTGGAGCACGCCGTGTTCGCCTGCGCGCGCCCCGGCCTGGTGCTGGTCACCACGCCCAACGTCGAGTACAACCCGCTGTTCGAGACCCTGCCCGCCGGGTCGCTGCGGCACGCCGACCACCGGTTCGAGTGGACCCGCGCGCAGTTCCGCGAGTGGGCCGAGGGCGTGGCGGAGCGCACCGGCTACACCACCCACTACCTGCCGATCGGCGACGAGGACCCCGAGCGCGGCGCGCCCACCCAGGCCGCCGTCTTCACCCTGGAGAGGACCGAGGACTGA
- a CDS encoding polynucleotide kinase-phosphatase: MELTIPQPSLVVLVGASGSGKSTFALQHFTRTQVLSSDFFRGMVADDENDQSASGAAFDSLYYVAGKRLAAGRTTVVDATNVQPADRARLIAVAKEHDVLPVAIVLDTPDAVCLARNATRPDRDFGDHVVRRQRTALRKSLNRLGREGFRRVHVLRTQRDVDEAVIVPERLLNDLRHERGPFDVIGDVHGCRAELEELLVELGYELVRDERGRPVDALPPEGRRAVFVGDLVDRGPDTPGVLRLVMGMVEAGHAFCVCGNHEQKLVRALRGHKVKVAHGLAESLEQLGGQDEEFREAATRFCDRLVAHYVLDGGDLVVAHAGLPEHYHGRASGRVRSFALYGDTTGETDEYGLPVRYPWADDYRGRATVLYGHTPTPRAEWVNNTMCLDTGVVFGGELTALRYPEREVVAVPAHQVWYEPVRPLAPVAPEREAGALDLDDVTGKRGVETAHRGRITVRADQAAAALEVMSRFAVAPRRLLYLPPTMSPVATSKREGLLEHPDEAFAEYRAWGVRQVVCQEKHMGSRAVVLVRRDVEGAGDLGVVHTRTGRPFFDGDLERRVLERVRDGVTAAGLWEELDTDWLLLDCELMPWNAKADGLIRQQYASVGAAASGSLGVATSALEAAAGRGVDVGALLERTRSRRANAEGYRRAWSRYCWPTEDLAGLKLAPFQVLAARGRVFHDRDHLWHLGVLARLEGELFHRTAHLVVDTGDEEQVAAGVRWWESITADGGEGMVVKPLANLVVGERGPVQPGVKVRGREYLRIIYGPDYTEPANLERLRKRGLGLKRALAVMEYSLGLEALERVAREEPLWRVHECVFAVLAMESEPVDPRL, encoded by the coding sequence ATGGAGCTGACGATCCCCCAGCCGAGCCTGGTCGTGCTCGTCGGTGCCTCCGGCTCCGGCAAGTCCACGTTCGCGCTCCAGCACTTCACGCGCACCCAGGTGCTCTCCAGCGACTTCTTCCGGGGCATGGTCGCCGACGACGAGAACGACCAGTCCGCGTCCGGCGCGGCGTTCGACTCGCTCTACTACGTCGCGGGCAAGCGCCTGGCCGCCGGCCGCACCACGGTCGTGGACGCCACGAACGTGCAGCCCGCCGACCGGGCGCGGCTGATCGCGGTCGCCAAGGAGCACGACGTGCTGCCCGTCGCGATCGTGCTCGACACCCCCGACGCGGTGTGCCTGGCCCGCAACGCCACCCGCCCCGACCGGGACTTCGGCGACCACGTGGTGCGCCGCCAGCGCACCGCCCTGCGCAAGTCCCTGAACCGGCTCGGCCGCGAGGGCTTCCGCCGGGTGCACGTGCTGCGCACCCAGCGGGACGTGGACGAGGCCGTGATCGTCCCGGAGCGGCTGCTCAACGACCTGCGGCACGAGCGCGGCCCGTTCGACGTCATCGGCGACGTGCACGGCTGCCGCGCCGAGCTGGAGGAGCTGCTGGTCGAGCTGGGCTACGAGCTGGTGCGCGACGAGCGGGGCCGCCCGGTGGACGCGCTGCCGCCCGAGGGAAGGCGCGCGGTGTTCGTCGGCGACCTGGTCGACCGGGGACCGGACACGCCGGGCGTGCTGCGCCTGGTCATGGGCATGGTCGAGGCCGGGCACGCGTTCTGCGTGTGCGGCAACCACGAGCAGAAGCTGGTGCGCGCCCTGCGCGGGCACAAGGTCAAGGTCGCGCACGGCCTGGCCGAGTCGCTGGAGCAGCTCGGCGGGCAGGACGAGGAGTTCCGCGAGGCCGCCACCCGGTTCTGCGACCGGCTCGTCGCCCACTACGTGCTCGACGGCGGCGACCTGGTCGTCGCGCACGCCGGCCTGCCCGAGCACTACCACGGCCGCGCGTCCGGCCGGGTGCGCTCGTTCGCGCTGTACGGCGACACCACCGGCGAGACCGACGAGTACGGCCTGCCGGTGCGCTACCCGTGGGCCGACGACTACCGGGGCCGGGCGACGGTGCTCTACGGGCACACGCCCACCCCGAGGGCCGAGTGGGTCAACAACACGATGTGCCTGGACACCGGCGTGGTGTTCGGCGGCGAGCTGACCGCGCTGCGCTACCCCGAGCGCGAGGTCGTGGCCGTGCCCGCGCACCAGGTCTGGTACGAGCCGGTGCGCCCGCTGGCGCCCGTCGCGCCGGAGCGGGAGGCGGGGGCGCTGGACCTGGACGACGTGACCGGCAAGCGCGGCGTCGAGACCGCCCACCGGGGCCGGATCACGGTGCGCGCCGACCAGGCCGCGGCGGCGCTGGAGGTGATGAGCCGGTTCGCGGTGGCCCCCCGGCGGCTGCTGTACCTGCCGCCGACGATGTCGCCGGTGGCGACCTCGAAGCGCGAGGGCCTGCTGGAGCACCCGGACGAGGCGTTCGCCGAGTACCGGGCCTGGGGCGTGCGGCAGGTCGTGTGCCAGGAGAAGCACATGGGGTCGCGGGCCGTGGTGCTGGTGCGCCGCGACGTCGAGGGCGCCGGCGACCTGGGCGTGGTGCACACCCGCACCGGGCGGCCGTTCTTCGACGGCGACCTGGAGCGGCGGGTGCTGGAGCGGGTGCGCGACGGGGTGACGGCCGCCGGGCTGTGGGAGGAGCTGGACACCGACTGGCTGCTGCTGGACTGCGAGCTGATGCCGTGGAACGCCAAGGCCGACGGGCTGATCCGGCAGCAGTACGCGTCGGTGGGCGCGGCGGCGTCCGGGTCGCTGGGTGTGGCCACGTCCGCGCTGGAGGCCGCCGCCGGGCGCGGGGTCGACGTGGGGGCGCTGCTGGAGCGCACCCGGTCCCGGCGGGCGAACGCCGAGGGCTACCGCAGGGCGTGGAGCCGCTACTGCTGGCCCACCGAGGACCTGGCCGGGTTGAAGCTGGCCCCGTTCCAGGTGCTGGCGGCGCGCGGGCGCGTCTTCCACGACCGGGACCACCTGTGGCACCTGGGCGTGCTGGCGCGGCTGGAGGGCGAGCTGTTCCACCGCACCGCGCACCTGGTCGTCGACACCGGCGACGAGGAGCAGGTCGCGGCGGGCGTGCGCTGGTGGGAGTCGATCACCGCGGACGGCGGCGAGGGCATGGTCGTCAAGCCGCTGGCCAACCTCGTGGTCGGCGAGCGCGGGCCGGTGCAGCCGGGCGTGAAGGTGCGCGGGCGCGAGTACCTGCGGATCATCTACGGCCCCGACTACACCGAACCGGCGAACCTGGAGCGGCTGCGCAAGCGCGGGCTCGGGCTCAAGCGGGCGCTGGCGGTCATGGAGTACTCGCTGGGGCTGGAGGCGCTGGAGCGGGTGGCGCGCGAGGAGCCGCTGTGGCGGGTGCACGAGTGCGTGTTCGCCGTGCTGGCCATGGAGTCCGAGCCGGTCGACCCGAGGCTGTGA
- a CDS encoding metallophosphoesterase: protein MIILAHFSDTHFDGGDHAAPRAERVVGYLRGLARPVDAAVLTGDVVDNGLRVEYEEAARVLGGLGRPLLALPGNHDSRSPFREVLLGEGPGDGPVNRVARVGEVVLALCDSTVPGQDGGALADETLEWLDAVLAEAAGAPTLVCLHHPPVPVRHPVLDPIGLDAPERLARVVRGRKGLLALLCGHSHSPMVGSLAGVPVLSAPGVVSTLAPPWEGEKPNDRGAPPALAFHVVEDGQLTTHYRLVP, encoded by the coding sequence GTGATCATCCTCGCGCACTTCAGCGACACCCACTTCGACGGGGGTGACCACGCCGCCCCCAGGGCCGAGCGCGTGGTGGGCTACCTGCGCGGACTCGCCCGTCCGGTCGATGCCGCAGTGCTGACCGGCGACGTGGTGGACAACGGGCTCCGGGTGGAGTACGAGGAGGCTGCGCGGGTGCTCGGCGGGCTCGGGCGGCCCCTGCTGGCGCTGCCGGGCAACCACGACTCCCGGTCGCCGTTCCGCGAGGTGCTGCTCGGCGAGGGGCCGGGGGACGGGCCGGTGAACCGGGTGGCGCGGGTGGGCGAGGTGGTGCTCGCGCTGTGCGACTCGACCGTGCCCGGCCAGGACGGCGGGGCGCTCGCGGACGAGACCCTGGAGTGGCTGGACGCGGTGCTGGCCGAAGCCGCCGGGGCGCCGACCCTGGTGTGCCTGCACCACCCGCCGGTCCCGGTGCGGCACCCGGTGCTCGACCCGATCGGGCTGGACGCGCCGGAGCGGCTGGCGCGGGTGGTGCGGGGCCGCAAGGGGCTGCTGGCGCTGCTGTGCGGGCACTCGCACAGCCCCATGGTCGGGTCGCTGGCCGGGGTGCCGGTGCTCAGCGCCCCCGGCGTGGTCTCGACGCTGGCGCCGCCGTGGGAGGGCGAGAAGCCCAACGACAGGGGCGCGCCGCCCGCGCTGGCGTTCCACGTGGTCGAGGACGGGCAGCTCACCACCCACTACCGGCTCGTCCCCTAG
- a CDS encoding MerR family transcriptional regulator, giving the protein MRTVDLAREHGLSTQAVRNYEASGALPEAERAPSGHRRYTERHAAALRAFLALAAGHGHAVATEIMVAANEGRLEQSLDLIDRSHAALLADRAALDAVAAALTTLTTTPPQSRTPLPVGALAHRLGVRPATLRRWESEGLLTPARDHAGHRAYHPEDVRDAHLVAQLRKGGHPLPVIAPLLTDLRTGAPDSVAAALTTRRTRLHTRARAMLTAAARLDAYLEVRRPR; this is encoded by the coding sequence ATGCGCACGGTCGACCTGGCGCGGGAACACGGTCTGTCCACCCAGGCGGTGCGCAACTACGAGGCGTCCGGCGCCCTCCCCGAGGCCGAACGCGCCCCCTCGGGCCACCGCCGCTACACCGAGCGCCACGCCGCGGCCCTGCGCGCGTTCCTGGCGCTGGCGGCCGGTCACGGCCACGCGGTGGCCACCGAGATCATGGTCGCCGCGAACGAGGGCCGCCTGGAGCAGTCCCTGGATTTGATCGACCGCAGCCACGCCGCACTCCTGGCCGACCGCGCCGCGCTGGACGCCGTGGCCGCGGCCCTGACCACCCTGACCACCACCCCGCCCCAGTCCCGCACCCCGCTCCCGGTGGGCGCGCTGGCCCACCGCCTGGGCGTCCGCCCGGCGACCCTCCGCCGCTGGGAGTCGGAGGGCCTGCTCACCCCGGCCCGCGACCACGCGGGCCACCGCGCCTACCACCCGGAGGACGTCCGCGACGCCCACCTGGTCGCCCAGCTCCGCAAGGGCGGCCACCCCCTGCCCGTGATCGCCCCACTCCTGACCGACCTGCGCACGGGCGCCCCGGACTCGGTGGCCGCGGCCCTGACCACCCGCCGCACCCGCCTGCACACCCGAGCCCGCGCGATGCTCACCGCCGCCGCCCGCCTGGACGCCTACCTGGAGGTCCGGCGCCCCCGGTAG
- a CDS encoding erythromycin esterase family protein, with protein MLPEDLDVTALLGTPRLLALGEAMHFEPALPALRNELFGRLIADHGYRTVSVESCCLRGRLVDEHVRTGAGEEAEVLRDGFSHGFGEAPGSAELLRLLAGHNRAHPHDPVGFAGFDAPTEMTAADSPRAALELAWQGPLPTRVDELLGPDEPWVEPAAARDPSRSIGSDPRVAALRVVVEELRWDAAARAADRTPEQRWEVELGLRAASGLLAYHAVMAEDAPDRFPRAGGIRDSVMAENLRALTERGPTLVFAHNQHLRASAIDWEVGGAVVRWPSAGSLLAARPERRHAVIATAVGVAEHQGLGEPEADTVEGRLAARYDRPALVGADEVVELSRGARKRGGSERQLSYFPLDPAAPRDYDAVLFLPEIRQG; from the coding sequence ATGCTCCCCGAAGACCTGGACGTCACCGCCCTGCTCGGAACGCCGCGGTTGCTCGCGCTCGGCGAGGCCATGCACTTCGAACCCGCGCTGCCCGCGTTGCGCAACGAGCTGTTCGGCCGGTTGATCGCCGACCACGGCTACCGGACCGTGTCGGTGGAGAGCTGCTGCCTGCGCGGCAGGCTCGTCGACGAGCACGTGCGCACCGGCGCCGGCGAGGAGGCGGAGGTGCTGCGCGACGGGTTCAGCCACGGGTTCGGCGAGGCCCCCGGGTCCGCCGAGCTGCTGCGGCTGCTCGCCGGGCACAACCGCGCCCACCCGCACGACCCGGTCGGGTTCGCCGGGTTCGACGCGCCCACCGAGATGACCGCCGCCGACAGCCCCCGCGCGGCGCTGGAGCTGGCCTGGCAGGGGCCGCTGCCCACGCGCGTGGACGAGCTGCTCGGCCCGGACGAGCCGTGGGTGGAGCCCGCCGCCGCGCGGGACCCGTCGCGGTCCATCGGGTCGGACCCGAGGGTCGCCGCGCTGCGGGTGGTCGTGGAGGAGCTGCGCTGGGACGCCGCGGCGCGCGCCGCCGACCGGACGCCCGAGCAGCGGTGGGAGGTCGAGCTGGGGCTGCGCGCGGCGTCCGGGCTGCTGGCCTACCACGCGGTCATGGCCGAGGACGCGCCCGACCGGTTCCCCAGGGCGGGCGGCATCCGGGACTCGGTGATGGCGGAGAACCTGCGCGCGCTGACCGAGCGCGGCCCGACGCTGGTGTTCGCGCACAACCAGCACCTGCGCGCCTCGGCGATCGACTGGGAGGTGGGCGGCGCGGTGGTCCGCTGGCCCAGCGCGGGGTCGCTGCTGGCCGCGCGGCCGGAGCGCAGGCACGCGGTGATCGCGACCGCCGTGGGCGTGGCCGAGCACCAGGGGCTGGGCGAGCCGGAGGCGGACACCGTGGAGGGCAGGCTGGCCGCGCGCTACGACCGGCCCGCGCTGGTGGGGGCGGACGAGGTCGTGGAGCTGTCGCGGGGGGCGCGCAAGCGCGGCGGGTCGGAGCGGCAGCTGAGCTACTTCCCCCTGGACCCGGCGGCGCCGCGCGACTACGACGCGGTGCTGTTCCTGCCGGAGATCAGGCAGGGGTGA
- a CDS encoding NADAR family protein, which produces MGHLFFWGHTPHRDGELGRECLSQWWERPFELDGRVHPTAEHAMMTGKALLFGDERTAGRVAEARTPGEAKSLGRQVRGFDEDTWARERLELVARLNEAKFGQHDDLRAYLLGTGGRVLVEASPVDRIWGIGLAADDPRATDPDQWRGLNLLGEALMLARARLAAGD; this is translated from the coding sequence ATGGGACACCTGTTCTTCTGGGGCCACACCCCGCACCGCGACGGAGAGCTGGGGCGGGAGTGCCTGAGCCAGTGGTGGGAGCGGCCGTTCGAGCTGGACGGGCGCGTCCACCCCACCGCCGAGCACGCCATGATGACCGGCAAGGCGCTGCTGTTCGGCGACGAGCGCACCGCGGGCCGCGTCGCCGAGGCGCGCACGCCCGGTGAGGCCAAGTCGCTGGGCCGCCAGGTGCGCGGCTTCGACGAGGACACCTGGGCGCGCGAGCGCCTGGAGCTGGTCGCCCGGCTCAACGAGGCCAAGTTCGGCCAGCACGACGACCTGCGCGCCTACCTGCTGGGCACCGGCGGGCGGGTGCTGGTGGAGGCGAGCCCGGTGGACCGGATCTGGGGCATCGGGCTCGCCGCCGACGACCCCCGCGCCACCGACCCCGACCAGTGGCGCGGGCTCAACCTGCTCGGTGAGGCGCTGATGCTCGCCCGCGCCCGGCTGGCCGCGGGCGACTAG
- a CDS encoding pyridoxamine 5'-phosphate oxidase family protein → MGKTYERIDGRLREFIEAQPVFFTATAPLDPGGHVNVSPKGRSGTLRVLDERRVAYLDFGGSHAETIAHLRENGRITLMWCAFDGPPKIVRVHGSGEPVFRDDPRFADLVAGFGEADGPGLRAVVVVTAELVSDTCGYAVPFLDYRGERELHAQHFGRKSDEEFRAYCEGKPHNSASIDGLPALPMPVPPRG, encoded by the coding sequence ATGGGGAAGACCTACGAGCGCATCGACGGCCGGTTGCGGGAGTTCATCGAGGCCCAGCCGGTGTTCTTCACCGCGACCGCCCCGCTGGACCCCGGCGGGCACGTGAACGTCTCACCCAAGGGCCGCTCCGGCACGCTGCGGGTGCTGGACGAGCGGCGGGTGGCGTACCTGGACTTCGGCGGCAGCCACGCCGAGACCATCGCCCACCTGCGGGAGAACGGGCGCATCACGCTCATGTGGTGCGCCTTCGACGGGCCGCCGAAGATCGTGCGGGTGCACGGGAGCGGCGAGCCGGTGTTCCGCGACGACCCGCGCTTCGCCGACCTGGTGGCCGGGTTCGGCGAGGCGGACGGGCCGGGGCTGCGGGCGGTGGTGGTCGTGACGGCCGAGCTGGTCAGCGACACCTGCGGGTACGCCGTGCCGTTCCTGGACTACCGGGGCGAGCGGGAGCTGCACGCCCAGCACTTCGGGCGCAAGAGCGACGAGGAGTTCCGGGCGTACTGCGAGGGCAAGCCGCACAACAGCGCGAGCATCGACGGGCTGCCCGCCCTGCCGATGCCGGTGCCGCCGCGCGGGTGA
- a CDS encoding glutamate ABC transporter substrate-binding protein, with the protein MRARRGVVLAAALLATACAPVPSSAPPIGGDSAVRPGPAEATVLPREAQEPTAGQDCTASLRPSRPLPAPGAMPSGSTMRRIAERGQLVVGVDQNTYLMGFRDPFTGELQGFDVDLAREVARSLLGDPTKVRFRVLNSDQRLPALETGEVDVVVRTMTITCERWRRVNFSTSYYEAGQRVLVPKDSGVTGLTALSGRKVCATTGSSSLAHVRAHPSGPVPVAVPNWTDCLVMLQQGQVDAISTDDTILAGFAAQDPYTEVVGPRLTTESYGIGVAKGADDLTRFVNGVLERVRADGTWARIHRKWLGDPPAPPAPEYRD; encoded by the coding sequence GTGAGGGCGCGGCGGGGCGTGGTGCTGGCGGCGGCGCTGCTGGCGACCGCGTGCGCGCCGGTGCCCAGCTCGGCGCCCCCGATCGGGGGTGACTCGGCGGTGCGGCCGGGACCGGCGGAGGCCACCGTGCTGCCCCGCGAGGCCCAGGAGCCCACCGCAGGGCAGGACTGCACCGCCAGCCTGCGCCCGTCCCGGCCGCTGCCCGCGCCCGGCGCGATGCCCTCGGGCAGCACGATGCGGCGCATCGCCGAGCGGGGGCAGCTGGTGGTGGGCGTGGACCAGAACACCTACCTGATGGGGTTCCGCGACCCGTTCACCGGCGAGCTGCAGGGCTTCGACGTGGACCTGGCCCGCGAGGTGGCCCGGTCGCTGCTGGGCGACCCGACCAAGGTGCGGTTCCGGGTGCTCAACTCGGACCAGCGGCTGCCCGCGCTGGAGACCGGCGAGGTGGACGTGGTGGTGCGCACCATGACGATCACCTGCGAGCGGTGGCGGCGGGTCAACTTCTCCACCAGCTACTACGAGGCCGGGCAGCGGGTGCTGGTGCCGAAGGACTCGGGCGTCACCGGGCTGACCGCGCTGTCGGGGCGGAAGGTGTGCGCGACGACCGGCTCCAGCTCGCTGGCCCACGTGCGCGCCCACCCGTCGGGGCCGGTGCCGGTGGCGGTGCCGAACTGGACGGACTGCCTGGTGATGCTCCAGCAGGGGCAGGTGGACGCGATCTCCACCGACGACACGATCCTGGCCGGGTTCGCCGCGCAGGACCCGTACACCGAGGTGGTCGGGCCCCGGCTCACCACCGAGTCGTACGGGATCGGCGTGGCCAAGGGCGCGGACGACCTGACCCGGTTCGTCAACGGCGTGCTGGAGCGGGTGCGGGCGGACGGGACGTGGGCGCGCATCCACCGCAAGTGGCTGGGCGACCCGCCCGCGCCGCCCGCGCCGGAGTACCGGGACTGA
- a CDS encoding FAD-dependent monooxygenase: protein MDVDVVVVGAGPTGLALAGELALAGVRALVLERRPGPSPEPRANGLGGQVLELLRCRGLLARVEAASGAEHPAPRYPFATLHLDFTGLADPPLRGVALPQAGVERVLAEWAVELGAEVRRGCEVVGLAQDEGAVTARLRGGGEVTGRYLVGCDGGRSRVRELLGVGFPGQTYPEVHRLGQVRVPASVTRRDGGHLELPGVGRVGAGEFTRTERGAFGMGWLDPDVLMVSTTEEAGEVDEGAPLTLAELAGSVERVLGAPLPMEGATRLSRYRHHARAAERHRVDRVFLAGEAAHRFPATGVGIGAGMLDSVNLAWKLAATLRGWAPPGLLDTYQSERRHATARTMLHTQAQVALRRGEDPAALALRELVGELLVDEQPLRRLGALVAGAELRYPFPGAHPLTGRFTPNPALRTASGATDVAGLLHAARPVLLALADRPDLLAAAEPWRDRVDRHTATAPDPVAADALLIRPDAHVAWAAAPGEPATTAVPALREALTTWFGEATRTAAPGHGQRR from the coding sequence GTGGACGTCGACGTGGTCGTGGTGGGGGCGGGGCCGACCGGGTTGGCGCTGGCGGGTGAGCTGGCGCTGGCCGGGGTCCGCGCGCTCGTGCTGGAGCGGCGGCCAGGGCCCTCGCCGGAGCCCAGGGCCAACGGGCTGGGCGGGCAGGTCCTCGAACTGCTGCGCTGCCGGGGGCTGCTGGCTCGGGTCGAGGCCGCGTCGGGGGCGGAGCACCCCGCGCCCCGGTACCCGTTCGCCACCCTGCACCTGGACTTCACCGGGCTGGCCGACCCACCGTTGCGCGGGGTGGCGCTGCCGCAGGCGGGGGTGGAGCGGGTGCTGGCCGAGTGGGCCGTGGAGCTGGGGGCCGAGGTCCGGCGCGGGTGCGAGGTGGTCGGCCTGGCGCAGGACGAGGGGGCGGTGACCGCGCGGCTGCGCGGCGGTGGCGAGGTCACCGGGCGCTACCTGGTGGGGTGCGACGGCGGGCGCAGCCGGGTGCGGGAGCTGCTCGGCGTCGGGTTCCCCGGCCAGACCTACCCGGAGGTGCACCGGCTGGGGCAGGTGCGGGTGCCCGCGTCGGTGACCAGGCGCGACGGCGGCCACCTGGAGCTGCCGGGGGTGGGCAGGGTCGGCGCGGGCGAGTTCACCCGAACGGAGCGCGGGGCGTTCGGCATGGGCTGGCTCGACCCGGACGTGCTGATGGTGTCCACGACCGAGGAGGCCGGCGAGGTCGACGAGGGCGCGCCGCTCACCCTGGCCGAGCTGGCGGGCAGCGTCGAGCGGGTGCTGGGCGCGCCGCTGCCCATGGAGGGCGCCACCCGGCTGTCCCGCTACCGCCACCACGCGCGCGCGGCCGAGCGCCACCGCGTGGACCGGGTGTTCCTGGCGGGCGAGGCCGCGCACCGCTTCCCGGCCACCGGCGTGGGCATCGGCGCGGGGATGCTCGACTCGGTCAACCTGGCCTGGAAGCTCGCCGCGACCCTGCGCGGCTGGGCCCCGCCCGGCCTGCTCGACACCTACCAGTCCGAGCGCCGCCACGCCACGGCCCGCACGATGCTGCACACCCAGGCCCAGGTGGCGCTGCGGCGCGGCGAGGACCCGGCGGCGCTCGCGCTGCGCGAGCTGGTCGGCGAGCTGCTCGTCGACGAGCAGCCGCTGCGCAGGCTGGGGGCGCTGGTCGCGGGCGCCGAGCTGCGCTACCCGTTCCCCGGCGCCCACCCGCTGACCGGCCGCTTCACCCCGAACCCGGCCCTGCGCACGGCGTCGGGCGCGACCGACGTCGCGGGCCTGCTGCACGCCGCCCGCCCCGTGCTGCTCGCCCTGGCCGACCGCCCCGACCTGCTCGCGGCGGCCGAGCCGTGGCGCGACCGGGTCGACCGGCACACCGCGACCGCGCCCGACCCCGTCGCCGCCGACGCCCTGCTGATCCGCCCGGACGCCCACGTCGCCTGGGCCGCCGCCCCCGGCGAGCCCGCGACGACCGCCGTCCCCGCGCTCCGCGAGGCGCTCACCACCTGGTTCGGCGAGGCGACCCGAACAGCTGCGCCGGGTCACGGGCAGCGGCGCTGA